The genomic stretch ATGTGGTCTTAACTCTTAAATCAGGGTCCATTTTGTTTTCTTGTCAATAGCATGTTGACTGGAGGTAGGGTTACCATATCTTAGGTTCTTAAGTATAGATCCTCAAATTCTTCAACCATTACCtctaccctgctttttgcaatgCCAATTGAATGTCATTGGTTTGCTCTTGTGAAATGCCTTGTTGCAAAATCATATCACTTGAGCAAATTCATAGGTACACAATAGAAAGAATTTATAGTATTCCATAAACAAGACACAGAGGATGCAAAATCTTTTGTGATTTATTATCAATATTTAGTGTATTGTGATTTTTGGACCggcaaaatgttaattttatcaCATTCAGTAGTTatctttttttttgcaaaaattcTCAGGAAGATTAGAGGGGATGCTGCTTGAGGCCGAAAATTCATGGGCTGAAGCAGAAAAAGTATATGCACGCCTTCTAGAAGACAACCCACTTGATCAGGTGCTGCCTCAAATCTCAATCTCTGAATCTCCTCTTGTTTTATTCAGAGTTTTGAATGGAAAACACTTGGTTATAAGTCCAGATGTTAAATTCTTATTAGCTTGAGTTGTTAGCATATGTTAGATTAGAGTTAGATGACGATACTATGAAGTTGTGGAATTGGATGCAACTCTGTTATTCCCCAAAATTActtgtttttctttattatttgtttgttctTTAGAAGTCATGACTTTGTTATGAATTTCTTGAACAATGAATTGCAAGTCTTATACCTATATTGTGCAGATAATCTACAAGAGAAAGGTTGCTATTGCAAAAGCACAAGGAGATTTGAAAGTTGCTGTTGATTTTCTCAACAAATACTTAGAAATGTGGGAATTTATCCATTACTATAGGAATCTGTTCCATTACATTACAGTAGAATTTTTTTGTTACTAACACATTGCAAATTGTTTGAAATTGTATCAGATTTATGTCAGATCATGATGCTTGGAGAGAACTTGCTGAGATCTATGTGTCTCTACAAATGTGAGGCATCTTGATTGTCATTCTTGTAATACCATTTAACAAAATTTACTGCTTATTTATATATTTGTAACTCCCTCCTCGATTAGGTATAAGCAAGCAGCCTTTTGTTATGAGGAGCTGCTATTGTCTCAACCAACAGTTTCTCTATATCATCTAGCTTATGCAGAGGCAAGTAGCCTTCAACTAGTATCTTGGAaattgattcatgttgtttaATTTCTGTTCTTTCATGAACAGATGAATCACAATGCATTGAATATTCTGGGTTTATAATCTTGCTGTTCTTGGTATTTTTTTGATTTAAAACGGACACCATAGTAAAGTTCCACTTGATTTCTGTGTGATAATGTAGAGGGTTTATATTACTTTAATGGACACTGCTACTTTTGAAGTATTTTGTGCTTAACAGGTCGATagtttttgttttattattttgagGAGTTGCTATAGAAGGAgagccttggtgcaacggtaaagttgttaccGTGTGACTTAGAGGTCACTTGGTCAAGTCTCGGAAGTAAGGGGAGGTTACCCAAATCGGGATATATATACTTGATAGCAGTGGAGACATAGTAGGTGCTCATTGAAAATGGCAACTTTTGATGGATAAACGTCCATTTAATTGTGCCTCTTATGCGGTTGAGTAGAGACAATAGGCCATGAGTTGGAACTTGGGCCTTGGTGAGATGTTCAAGTCTTATGTAAAGGAGATTGTCAGACAAGCGAAAATGTAATCCAGTGAAGGGAGTTTGTGTGAATTTTTTAAACTTGTTTAAATTTGAGACCAATGGCTGGACTTATAGTTATTTGTGTTAGTTCTCTTGTTTTGATGGGATGCAAAATTACTTATCTGTTTTTCAGCCCTAGTCATCTCATTGATTGATGCCTTCTAAATTCTGTACAATCTATCTACCAGATTTTTAAGGTTAAGCAGTCAATCTTGAGATTCAACTACCATGTCTGATAAGTAGCATTAAATTTTTCAGTTCAGTGAAAACCAAATGAGCAACAAAGAAAACTATAGAGACAATAACTAAAATATATTTGAAAGGTTGACTTAGCGAGCCTAATCTTATTCTATGCGCAAGCATAAGTACTAGAATTTTGTTTAATTGAGATCCAAGATATCAATTTCAGGACAATAGTTAGAACCATGGGATCTCTGATTTCCATGGAACATCACGGATGTAAGCTTGGACAAGAAATCCAAGTTTCCCACCGTCCATGTGGCACTATATCGAGTAGACTTAGAATGATACCTTGTGTTTTCTCTTTGATTCTAGATTAAATAAATTTGCAAATTGGCAACTCAAGCAAGGTTAGATATCGATGATCTAATTTCTTTTTCTCAATTCACAATGGCTTTGAAATATCATACCTTTCCCTTCAAGCGGTTTCTCCTCACTGCCTTCATTGAACAGGTACTTTACACAATGGGAGGCCTGGAAAATCTCTTGACAGCCAAAAAGTACTATGCGTCTACCATCACCCTAAGTGGAGGAAAGAACACTCGAGCTCTATATGGCATATGCTTGGTAAGACATCCTTGATAACTCATAGCTTCCCTGCGACAATCGGAATCACTGACATTACATGCCCAAATTGGTCCAGTGTAGTGCTGCCATCAGCCAGCTTACGAAAGGCCG from Zingiber officinale cultivar Zhangliang chromosome 5B, Zo_v1.1, whole genome shotgun sequence encodes the following:
- the LOC121986294 gene encoding ER membrane protein complex subunit 2-like, translating into MVGAEEAARLDRLEIQVENGGGGAWEYLCLVRKLKPRRSDKVLKHGLAILNDPKARSNLGGEEWTLYEQVAFAAFDCQQHNVAKDCVAVLSKEFPGSLRVGRLEGMLLEAENSWAEAEKVYARLLEDNPLDQIIYKRKVAIAKAQGDLKVAVDFLNKYLEIFMSDHDAWRELAEIYVSLQMYKQAAFCYEELLLSQPTVSLYHLAYAEVLYTMGGLENLLTAKKYYASTITLSGGKNTRALYGICLCSAAISQLTKGRSKEEKESSDLPSLAAEALLRDYKYRAPKKLPLLNSMLKNMKLSS